One genomic segment of Oenanthe melanoleuca isolate GR-GAL-2019-014 chromosome 5, OMel1.0, whole genome shotgun sequence includes these proteins:
- the SIX6 gene encoding homeobox protein SIX6, whose translation MFQLPILNFSPQQVAGVCETLEESGDIERLGRFLWSLPVAPAACEALNKNESVLRARAIVAFHTGNYRELYHILENHKFTKESHAKLQALWLEAHYQEAEKLRGRPLGPVDKYRVRKKFPLPRTIWDGEQKTHCFKERTRHLLREWYLQDPYPNPSKKRELAQATGLTPTQVGNWFKNRRQRDRAAAAKNRLQQQVLTQGSVRSLQAEEESGGEAVGAASSPAASLSSKAATSAISITSSDSECDI comes from the exons ATGTTCCAGCTGCCCATCCTCAATTTCAGCCCGCAGCAGGTGGCCGGGGTATGCGAGACCCTGGAGGAGAGCGGGGACATCGAGCGCCTGGGGCGCTTCCTCTGGTCCCTGCCCGTGGCCCCCGCGGCCTGCGAGGCGCTCAACAAGAACGAGTCGGTGCTGAGAGCCCGGGCCATCGTGGCCTTCCACACGGGGAACTACCGGGAGCTCTACCACATTCTGGAGAACCACAAGTTCACCAAGGAGTCCCACGCCAAACTGCAAGCCCTCTGGCTGGAAGCGCACTACCAGGAGGCGGAGAAGCTGCGGGGCCGACCCCTGGGGCCGGTGGACAAGTACCGGGTGAGGAAGAAGTTCCCGCTGCCCCGCACCATCTGGGACGGCGAGCAGAAGACACATTGCTTCAAGGAGCGGACGAGGCATTTGCTGCGGGAGTGGTACCTGCAGGACCCTTACCCCAACCCCAGCAAAAAGCGGGAACTGGCTCAGGCCACGGGACTTACCCCCACGCAAGTGGGCAACTGGTTCAAAAACCGCAGGCaaagggacagggcagcagcgGCTAAGAACAG GCTACAGCAGCAGGTCCTAACGCAGGGCTCGGTGCGCTCGCTGCAAGCCGAGGAGGAGAGCGGCGGCGAGGCGGTGGGGGCCGCCTCCAGCCCCGCAGCCAGCCTCTCCAGCAAAGCGGCCACCTCCGCCATCTCCATCACATCCAGCGACAGTGAATGTGACATCTGA